A genomic region of Arachis hypogaea cultivar Tifrunner chromosome 5, arahy.Tifrunner.gnm2.J5K5, whole genome shotgun sequence contains the following coding sequences:
- the LOC112801255 gene encoding probable protein phosphatase 2C 33, with translation MLMSKHKPSFKIWDVLSNEEVVDIVASSPRPSAARSLVESAVKVWRMKFPLCKVDDCAAVCLFVDSNLDSGLASTADDSTLEPPIDQSEQSFLLSEKGTRMDAEEQQQ, from the exons ATGTTGATGAGTAAGCACAAACCTTCATTCAAG ATATGGGATGTTTTATCAAATGAAGAGGTTGTGGACATAGTGGCATCTTCTCCACGCCCTTCTGCGGCTCGATCACTGGTGGAGTCAGCTGTTAAAGTATGGAGGATGAAGTTCCCTTTGTGCAAGGTTGATGATTGTGCTGCAGTTTGCCTCTTCGTTGATTCAAATTTGGACTCGGGTTTGGCATCGACCGCAGATGACTCAACACTAGAGCCACCAATTGACCAATCCGAGCAGTCTTTTCTCCTTAGCGAGAAGGGAACTCGCATGGATGCTGAAGAACAGCAACAATAG